The Prionailurus viverrinus isolate Anna chromosome B4, UM_Priviv_1.0, whole genome shotgun sequence genome has a window encoding:
- the EID3 gene encoding EP300-interacting inhibitor of differentiation 3 — translation MADEKGSLRGGVEKGEEPAGTIAGSAFSVKRVEDEEEPMKVEVAVGADGCPDDLSCREADIDPYLLGLADDEEKCRKIRRQYRQLIYSVQQNRDDIVNTASDTLSEALEEANVLFDGVSRTREAALDAQFLVLASDLGKEKAKQLNCDMSFFNQVAFCDFLFIFVGLNWMEDDERDELSGCDDNIALSFWETVQKEATSWIVQAETFHFIFGSFKSKPSAPKPRLEHQKKAHKMEENGAMPTKLRKLDLSNNQEATEKEVERILGLLQTYFRKYPDTPVSYFEFVIDPNSFSRTVENIFYVSFIIRDGFARIRLDQDRLPILEPININQVGEGNDPSSHGRRQGVISLSLQDWKNIVATFEISEAMITNSY, via the coding sequence ATGGCTGATGAAAAAGGCTCCTTGAGGGGAGGCgtagagaaaggagaggagccaGCGGGGACCATCGCTGGTAGTGCGTTCTCTGTGAAACGGGTGGAGGACGAGGAAGAACCGATGAAGGTGGAAGTGGCGGTGGGGGCTGATGGCTGCCCTGACGACCTCAGCTGCCGGGAGGCCGACATAGACCCATACCTCCTAGGGCTTGCGGATGACGAGGAGAAATGCCGGAAAATCCGCAGGCAGTACCGACAGCTCATCTATAGTGTCCAGCAGAACCGTGATGACATAGTGAACACGGCGAGCGACACGTTAAGCGAGGCCCTTGAAGAAGCCAATGTCCTGTTTGATGGAGTGAGCCGAACCAGAGAAGCAGCACTCGATGCCCAGTTTCTTGTTTTGGCTTCTGATTTGGGTAAAGAGAAAGCAAAGCAACTGAACTGTGATATGAGCTTTTTTAATCAAGTAGCGTTTTGtgactttctgtttatatttgTGGGCCTGAACTGGATGGAAGATGATGAACGTGATGAATTGAGTGGCTGTGATGATAATATAGCTCTTTCCTTCTGGGAGACAGTACAGAAGGAAGCAACATCCTGGATAGTGCAAGCTGAAACATTCCACTTTATTTTTGGTTCATTCAAGTCTAAGCCTTCTGCACCAAAGCCCCGACTTGAACACCAGAAGAAAGctcacaaaatggaagaaaatggggCTATGCCTACAAAGCTGAGGAAGTTGGACCTGAGTAATAAtcaagaagcaacagaaaaagaagtagaaagaatCTTGGGATTGTTGCAAACTTACTTTCGAAAGTATCCTGATACTCCTGTGTCCTATTTTGAGTTTGTGATTGATCCAAACTCTTTTTCTCGTACTGtggagaatatattttatgtttctttcattATAAGGGATGGTTTTGCAAGAATAAGGCTTGACCAAGACAGGCTGCCAATATTAGAACCGATTAATATTAACCAAGTGGGTGAGGGAAATGATCCCAGTTCTCATGGCAGGAGACAAGGAGTTATATCTTTAAGTTTACAGGACTGGAAAAATATTGTGGCAACTTTTGAGATTTCAGAGGCTATGATCACAAACTCATACTAG